The genomic window ttaccaggatgattaccggaatgaaagggcttacatccgatgagcgattgtcggctcttggactgtactcactggagtacagaagaatgagaggggacctcagagaaacaTTTAGAACGTTGAGaagactggatagagtggatgtggctacgctgtttcccttggtgggtgaatccaggcCTGGAGGGCTCCTAATTAGAGGGTAACCGTTCAGAACAGAAAtgacgagaaatttctttagccagagtgtcgtggattatggaattctttgccacatacagctgtggaggcccgatcattgggggttaTGAGGAGATGGATAGGTACCTAATTAGtgaaggtatcaaaggatatggggaaaaggccggaaactggggccacaaaggaatagtttagtttagttcaTGGAGAAGACTctatgggtcgaatggcctacatctgctcccttgtcttgtgatcttgtgaacaataCAATCCATTTCATTTAAACAGTGCATGGACGTAGTACAacggaaaacaataaaagaatgtagAATAGAGAGCTAcaggtacagaggaagtgcagtgcaggcagacaataacgtgcaaggccaaCAACGACTTAGATTTTGAGGACAAcagtccatctgatcgtactgTGGGATAGATCAATATTCTaataaccgtgggatagaagttgcCCTTTTGCCTTGCAGGAAGTGTTTTCAGGtgttctatcttctgcccaatgaaaggggagaagagagaatgactggggtgggtggggtcttggatcatactggctgctttgccaaggcagggagaagtatagacagagcctgTGGAGGAGAGATtgcttcagtgatgtgctgagctgtgtccacaactctctgcagtttcttgcggtcacggccAGAACAGTTGCCACCCCAAGgcgtgatgcattcggataggatgcttcctatcgtgcatcgataaaaattggtgagtgtcaaagcggaCATGTCAAATATTTTGGCCtactggggaaggagaggagaggcgCCGGTGAGCATTCTTGGTCGTGGCAAGTATGTGGTGGCCCTGGCCTCAACATGGTCTCGGAGGGACCGTTGGGTTCAAATCCAGAGCTCTGTGAACGTTGCTGCACAGATTGGTGAGGTGTTAAGGAAGGCGTTtgccatgcctgccttcattagtcggggcattgagttcaagtgtcaggaatttatttttctgtgaaaATGGTTGGGTCGCATCTGGGTTATTGCGTTCAATTCccgtcgccccattataggaagcacGTAGAGTCgttggcgagggtgcagaagaggtttacgataatgctgcctggattagagagcatgtgctattatacaaacttgatttgttttctctggagcggcggagactgaagggagactttatagaattttataagattatgagagccatcGATAGATTAGATAGCCGGTATCGTTTCCCTCGGTCGAAAAGTCCAGTTcgagaggcaaatacgatagatgCGTTTAATAGGCTCCTGGAGGGCACATGAGCTGAAAGCACCCACAAAACATCCCGTAAAActgggaagaagaggaagaaggaagagaagaaggaagaaggaagaagaggGAAGCAGATTTATTGCTTTTGTGGTAACTTCGCAGTCACACCCTGTGGCATCTGGTACTTAAGAAAAAATTATTGAGTTGTTCCATCAATTTATTGCGTAAACAGAGAACTGAAGTTTCCATCTGCTCCAGACACGTTGCTGAACCGGGATATTGTAATGGGTACACTTAACACACTTTTGTTACAGCACTTGTCTGTGGATCAGTGAAACAGGCCACATGCGGTGTGTGGGAGTGTGACGCTGTGATTAGTGATGAGACTCACAACCGCTCTGTCGTCAGGAAGCACAGGGAATGTTTCTGCTTTTTAAGAGGTGGACATTGTCTTTGGTTTCCTCCAATTACTTTCACAGACCCGGGCAGGTTGAGTCCCGGGGATCAGACAGTGTGTGTCTTGGGGAGGGTGGGTCCCGGGGATTTGGAGATGTGTGACCCGGGAGGAGGGGTGACCAGGGGATCGACCAGTTTGGGACCGGCAGAGGATGGGTCCCGGGGATCAGGCAGAATGTGTCTCACGAAGGATGGGCCCCGGGTGAGTGGCCAGTGTGTAGCCCAGTGAGGATGGGGATGGTGGTGGTCGGACAGTGTGTGACCCTAGAGGATATGCACCTCTCCTTCCCTGAACTTTGTCACTGCCCACCGGCAATCATGTCTATATTCATGACTGTGGGGCGGCTGTGTAAGGAGCAGATCATTGTGGGACGGCAAGGCCGTGTAAATGCTGCATTCGCAGGAGAAGACATGCTGAGTGATCGCTGCCATTTTGTACGGGCAATATCAACAGAGCTCCATCGTTGTTCAGTGTAGGAGTGAGCGTCCGCCGACGTTTCACAGATCCCGTGGGAGAGAGGAGCCCTAGGGTACGCAGCATTGTGAGACGGGCGATGCGTCGGAGCGCCGCACTGCAAGACAATTAGTGTGAAGAAAAGCTGTGCTGTGCAACGGACGGTCCCAAGGAAGTTCCGCACAATGGGATGGTGTCAGTGGCGATGGGACAGGCCCAAAGTAACGTTATATGTGGGAGTGACTGCTTTCAGGAAGCGCCACACTGTTCAGGGTGATTTACTGTGTGCCTTCTCTGTTCTTTCAGGTGTCATCTCTTCGAATAAACCTTGCCGAACTTCTGCCGACATCCCACACCTTCCAGCTCTTAATTTAAAAAAGTGTTGGACATGATATGTTGACTGTTGGAAagtatttatattatttatttagtttctttctttcccagtagTTTCCCTCCGATGGCAATGCATCCGCCTCACGTCGATTTGTGGAAACCGGTTCCTCAAGGTCGGGACCGTCCTGCTTATGATCTTTTGCCTGATATCAGTGTTTCTGCTGATCAGAGATATGAGCCGCAGCATCGGCCAGCGTCCGTGTCCCTCGCGGTTAAACGGCATCCCCTTCCTGATGCGACTCGCCAGCCGGTGTGAGAACAGGGCCCCCTTCCTCGTCCTGCTGGTTACCAGCTCCCCCGATCAGTTCCAGACTCGCTCGGTCATCCGCCGGACCTGGGGGAGCGAGCGACTGGTCGGCGGTGCCAGGTCGGTCACCTATTTCCTGTTGGGACATGGGGGTCAGCGGCAGGACTGGATCATGCGGGAGGGCACTCTACACCAGGACATCATCCAGGGAGATTTCAAGGACACGTACCACAACCTGACCCTCAAGGTGCTGCTGGGTCTGGAGTGGCTCTGCTGCTCCTGCCCCTCCGCCTCCTTCGTGATGAAGACCGACTCCGACATGTTCGTCAACACTGACTATCTGATGAAACTCCTGTCCCGGGACCCGCACCGAAAGAACCTCTTAACTGGCATAATTATGAAAGGTTTCCGACCTATTCGTAAAAAAATCTAGCAAGTGGTACGTCAGCAAGGATGAGTACCCCAGGGACAAGTACCCACCCTACTGTTCCGGCACCGGCTACGTCCTCTCCACTGATTTGGCCTGCCGTGTGTGGGAGGTCTCCGAAAAGGTggccaaaataaaaattgaagatgCTTACGTGGGACTTTGCCTGGAGGATCTGAAGGTAGAACCCATGAAAATTCACTCTCAACAAGTCTTCTACGGTTACAAGGTACCTTTCTCCATCTGCACCTACCGGCAGCTCATCACCTCCCACTGGGTAAGAGACCACGAGAAACTGCTCTTCTGGAGGGGCTTGCAGGACTCTGCCGATGAGAAGTGCCCTGGAGAACCGTAACGGAGGCCGCATTGCCTCTTCCACCCCGTCAGAGGACAGATGTGCTACCTTAAGCATGGGAGGGAGTCGGCAGAGGGAAGATAATCGTGAGAACGCTGACGAGGGGAGAGGGCttagaaggtggtggaggcgaatGCAGCAGATcggcaaggagaaaaaaatgagaatgctggaaatgacaGCAGGGGAAATgcggatagagagagagaggtgtgggCAACGGAAGAAGAGAGCAAGCGAATGGACAGAGCAGCTAAAAATCGAGGGGTGATAGagtagggagagaaagagagagcgatAGATAGCTctatagatagacagacagagagacagatagatagataaatagatagagagagagagagagagagagagagagagagaggagagagagacttCTTCCCTGCTGTAACACTACCAGTCTATAACAGCCTATTGCAAAAACCGCAGACAACCCGCAATCTCAGTGTAAGAATGCTACATATATCCGAGGAGGAAAACAAGATAGAAAAAGGAAAACACTTCTAAAATGGGATCCTTCAGCCGCAGGCCTGTATGAACTCGACAGGATACTTAGGTTAAATGCGGGGCAGATGGATTGGACTCTCTGTCTACATCGAAGGTGTGAAACAAATGTCAACGAAGGATTGCTGAACTGAAACGTAACTTTGTTTCTATTAACACAACCAATGGCCGGCctgctgtatttccagcattttctgtttttatctcggATTTCAAGCAcatgcagatttttgttttatttcgtgTCAACCATTTGTGTGTCCGGACCAGGGGAGGATAATAAACAGCCATAAAGAGGCGAGGGTGGCGAGGAGCGCGATCCCCACTCGCACCTTGTTTATCGCACGCCTGCTGAACCTGTTGGTGATATGAACGTATGGCCAGGAGCTGATATCCACAGTACGATGAGGCCGTGGATCAATAATCGAGGGAACAACCACACAGAAAAGGCAGTACGGGCCCTGAAACATTTTGCTGCCCGTGAAGTTATCCTGAATGTCAGATCCAGCAGCAGCCCAATTATCAGAGAAGTAATCCCAGAAACAGCGGTGTGCCAAAGTCGGCTGTCGGCCTCGGGACCACAGGACAGAGTCACGCGTCCCGCAATACACGGTGGATTAGCACTGCAGGGTGTGGACACCCGGTTGCATCAGAATGTGATTCAGCTTACCCTATACGCACCTTGAAAATATGTTTTCTAATTAACAGATAATAGACTTTGTCTAATTGAAGCACAGAAGGCTAAATTAGAATGCCATCGGAAATGAATTTGAAATTGGATAGAAAGAAGGTGGGGAGCGAGAGAAGGAGGTGAGAGTAAAGGGCAATGAGAgaagaaggaagagggcagatgagGTCGGAAGCGAGACGGAGACGAAGAAAGTGCGCTGGAGTCAGAAGAAGAGACGGTCAGTCACAAAATGACCGTTTTGTAATTCAGCGACTGTGATTGAACAATTAGAATGTTCCAATGCTTCAATGAACGTCTATTTCATTTGTTACTCGCTGGTACTTCAATGTGCTTCCAATTGCATTCATGATATGCTGTTACTTTAATGCGTCTTTCCTCACATCCACCAGTTGATTGTGCTCAATGTGTATTTGTttattccaatctctccttgctgGATTTCATTGTACTTTGAATAAAACATTACGAGCTGCCGTTTGTATGTCCATTTATGATGTCCAGGTACTTTCATATGTTTTGTTACATTTTCCGCTTTTTGTCATGCAGTATTAATGAAGTATTTATTGACacgtgttttttttctctgtcaatcagaaacatttaaaaacaggtGAAAGACCTTCAGCAGTGGTCATGGGCAGTAACGTGTTAGGCCAAGGTCCAGGGATCCACTTTCAGTGTCCCGGGTCTCTAATCCTGAAAAGGGAGTGTGAGTGGGAGGGCAGTGAGTCCAGAAACCAGGCCAAAGTCCATCAGATCTATCACGTTGCACATTTCCAATGCTCCTCATGCTTCACATTCATAGCATGTTGAGAGTTCGGTTATCTTAAGATATATTTGAATAAATTCTCGTTTTCCGCATTACCCAAAACATGTTAAATCTGGAGATGGCATTGTTCACAATGTGGGCTGAGAAAAAGTCTGCCTACTGGTGCGGAGACTGCAAACAGGGACGTCGTGAAACAACACTTTACCAAAGATTTTATGGGCAAAGTATAAACTACACTCCCCGATAACAACACCCGGAAGAGTTGagttttgtttgttttatgttttttaaTTCAGTCCATTGTTTATCTTGGTGCACATGAAGGACAATATTCACATTTCTTCCTGTTCATCAAGCTTTGCACAATGGCGTGTTTTATTGAATGCCATTCCTTTCTGTAAAACTTACAAAGTTCTGATAACTGAAGAGAATCTCATTTTCCACAAAATACTGAAAACTCAGTAGTGTTTTGTTTTCAAGAAATGGCTTTCATGTTGCAGTCTAACATTCACTGTGAGTTATATGATAAATAACCTTCTGCCTTTAGTTTGCTAACCTGGGCGTGGACTGCGTTCTGAAACTCAGCACTGAGTAAATGCAGTATTGTTCTGTGGAGAGCACGGTAAACTGGATACTTGCACAACGTATTTGCTGTTCCTTTTATAGACGCCGCACCTTTTACTGTACTTTGAAACTCGGCTACGAAGATAATAACGTATACTGGCTCTTAGAAGCACGTCAGGTTTCAGTGTCAGGGAATAAATAAAGGTGAGGATGAGAAGTTAAAACAAACAGAACCTAGCGAAATGTCGAATTGTTGAAATGTGCGTGATTCTCCGCCCCAGCATGACTCAGTGGGTCTTCGTGACACTGTGAGATCCTCACACCAACAAGGAAAGGTGCCAAGTGTGGGCAGTTTGAACTGTTAGGAGGAATTGGATAGATTTAGAACAGATGAGACTGCGTGGGTTTAACTAGGGTTCATGAAGTACATTTGGGGCTTAAAGAACGTAAGTAGGAAGGAGATATTTCCCTTATGTTAcaagcccaggttgctacttggtgagtgtccctttaaggaacCTGAACGGCAGCGTATGGCTTTGTTTGACTGCTACGAGTGGGAGCGGAGAGGTTGTATGACTGAAATAATtggaatgctgcaggtgtctgaaggCCGAGTTTATTGAAGTGCTGACAACTGCAGAGATATATCTGTGAGCTGATTCTTGAACCCAGACACAgacaaatagagagagagagagagagagagagagagagagagagagagagagagagagagagagagagagagagagagagagagttggtagGTAGCCTCTGTATCTATGGGTAAATACCAATCGTTGGGGCTGTCACTTTGCAATCCATAcctggatttttggagcaatctgtggaggtCACTTTGTCGCTAACCTGTATCGGGTAGCAGGCATATCTGTGGGAGGCCgtgtatcgagtgccctcggtgtggcagatatttcGCAACAAATCAATAGAGATCTTTGGCGATTGGGGCGTCGTAtttgttccatcgtggaacttgtggaattcgtaaacccCTTCACTCTACATTCTACCCGACATTACaacgtggttttcagaagcctttgctcatcgttttgcttcgtaacttgctgaactgaactggtttgccatcataaaactttgaaaactgttcctagacttggtggtgtgggaactAGCCACACACGCTTTGGTTATTTTGGTTAGTGTCTGATATTTAACGTTTTTATTATTAcaattagttattaataaatagattttaacgtTGAAACcttgctcgttgtgtttctattgttgctggtacgtaacacttaACAGAAGAGTACATAACAAGAGACAGGGACTTAATAGAGAAACTGTCGAACCAGAAAGAAAGTGACGGAAATAAGATGCACCCAGAGAGTGCCGAGGGTCTGAAACCCAGAGTCAGAGAGCGGAGCTAAGACTGAAACAGCCATCACATTTAGACAGTACTTGGAAGTGTACTTTAAGAGCTTTGAGCTCTGTGACCATGGGCCCACACTTGAAGAAGGATTACGCCCTGCAGCAGCTTTTCAAACAGCACAGACACATCGTGTTAAATGGATGCCTGTGACGTCATGTTCCGTGAGACTGTTAGTCCGAAaggaaccaggcagcatccctctCTGGCCCAGGACGCCTGGGGACCCTGTCACTGAAACCCAGGCTGGTAATTCAAGGGTATCCTTGATCATCGCTGGCGGCAGCTCGTATTTTCCATCCTGTTTCTGGACTCGTTCCTGGTACCGGCGGTGGATCAGTGACTCGCTGAGATGAAAGTGCGCTTCAGACGGAGCCCTCAGCTTTATACTGGGAGGAACGTAGAGGAATAATGACCTCAGTCATTTGCGTGGGCTTGTCGGCCTCTGCTTACAGGTGATGGGACAATATTCAAGGACAATGTACACATTTCGCTGAAATTGCCATGCTTTATAAACCTACAAAAGTGCAATGATATGAGAAGGGAAGCAAACTTACTGCAAGATGCTGCAGACTTTGTGGAAGCATGACCTAAGCGGGTATTTTACAATATGTCGATTAAATTCCACAAAGTTAATTTCACAATGAGTTCCATGATCAATACAAAAACCTTCTGGGACCGCTTCAATGATGTTAATGAATGGGTTGAGCGTGAACAGTTGTCTGCAGCTCAGCAGCGAGTGGGGTAGGATGACTTCTGTGGAGAAGATAAGGTCTCCAAACATTGTTTGTTTACCGTTAGATTTTACGAGAGGGCATGACTCTCCCAGAATCTTGAATCCCAACTGTCGCTGTATCTCAAGATACCGCACGAACTGCCTCTTGGAAACACGAAAACCTCGGTCGCCGAGACTCGAAGAAATATGAAGATGGAAGAAAGAACAAACGGAACAAAGAGAAATGCCCTGTTGTTGACACGGCGTTTAGCTGTCAGCTTTGAAGTTTCTTGTAAATTTGTGTGATATTGAGTCCAACGATCGATGAGCCGGGCCCCGAAGGTGTGCGCTGTGAGTAAAGACTGCGGTGACTTGCTTCAGAATGGATGAAGCTGAAGAGACACCACTGAGGTGAATAAATCTGAGTGGACCTGGATAAAGTAGGTcggaagggcctatttcctttagcagggGGAATCAAAACCCAACGTCATTTGTGGAAGGATTGGGGGCGATGAGGTCTTTTTTCACTGAGAGGATATGAGCGTAGGGGTGTGGAACTCCCTGAAAGGGTGTCAGAAGTGGAAACCTTCGTAACATTTAACTATATGACGAGACGTGCACTTGAACGACCGTGACCTTGAAGGTCTCCGTTCTTGACGTTGAGATTTGACCGAATAGCCCTTTCTTGACTGAAACGTGTACAAGGGATCAAATGCCTCCTGCTCTGTAAATATTCTATGATTAATAACCACGCTGTTACCCCGGAGTCTTGATTGGGCATGCGCACATCGCAAGGGTTCTGCAACTGTCAGCAACACTAAACTTGAAAATTGGACAATGCTTCTTCTGTTTTGTGTCACGTGTATCCGCCCACAAGCACACTCACGGTCACAGTTTTTATTTGGGAATTCCATGACAAGGAATGGGAATGGAATGTGGAATGAAATTTTTGGAAGATTCCAGTTAAAGGGGGGCATTAGTTGCGTTGAAAGGATGTAGAATCTGGAGTTGTTAGTCTTACAACAGATGTAGTTGAGAGGATTTGAAATCCAGACCGAAAGAAACGAAGAAACGCTTCCTTTTGGCTGAGAACCACGAGTGACGTGAAGGAAAATACATTGAAACCATCAGTGATGACAATCTGGAATGCACGGTGGCGGCGTtggagttgtggggggggggggggtggggtgggtttcaGATCTTAACAGGATCTTCGTGAGGATCCGAAAGAATGAATTTGCAGAGGTATTGAAGACCGCGGGAGTGAGATTGGCGGTATCACCCCGACTTGGAGCCGGTACAGAATCGATGGCCGATTGGACCCATCCCGTATGATTGTGTGATGTTCGGTTCCAATTGTACCAGCGCCGCCAGTCACTCCACATCACTGAGATCCGGTTTCCTGGGTATAATTCCAACAAATTACCTCAGCCGCCCTCccagaggctgaggaatgaagcCACGAGCAGAGCACGGGAATTTGATTTGTTCCTCGCAGCGTGTCATAGGAAAGGTCAGAGCAGTCACAAGGGGAGAGGACGAGGGGAGGCAGCAGTGAAAGGTGCAGCAAATTGGCAAAGAATTTAAACAAGTATTCACGCCGAGTCCCTGCGGCCTCTCTGACCCAGCCGCGACACTTGCTGCTTCATTCCCCCAGTCGTTGCAACCTTGATAAATCCACGTCGCCAGTTACCTGGCTGTGGTGAGGAAACGAACAAATGAGTCGGTTTTGCAACCCCGGGATTTCACAGTATGTGTCTCACACATTCCCGAACATTTTCGAACAGCTTCGTATCCCTGAGGTCAGCCGATTCCATCATTCCTGAGTTTTCCTTCAACCAACTCACTATCCCATCAACGGAGCGACATTTTGTGGGATATTGTTGTGTGGAAATTGGAAGTTGTGTTCCCTACATCGTTGCAGACACCATCTTTCAAGGGCATGCCATTTGCATTAAAGGGCTTAGGACTGTTCTCTTCGTGAAAGACAAACCATCGCCCCTACACCTGTTGTGATCGGTGCTGCGAGCTCTTATTATGGGCTCCGGTGAATCATGTTGCTGACCTCACTGTCCTTGCACCGCAGGGCCGTCAATGCTTTGCACTATTCGCTCGGAGCCCGTTCCCCGCCTTCTTCCAGAAGACATCGACGGGTAGAGAAAGAACAAAGGCGGCCACTGAATTCGGCCGCACCGGTCAGTTGACAGGTCGAGAAAAATCCCGGGAGCAATGCAAAACGAAGTTCCAATATCTGTGCTAAAAGCGACACCGGGGCGAATACCTCAGGACAAAGTTCGGACAGTAGCGGATGGTGCGGGCTGGTGGATTTCGCAGCCAACATGGACGTTGGACATACAAAGGAGTGACACACGTGGAACCGGGTGGGCGTCCGCATCTGTCATGAACCCACAGCGCCTACCGGCAATGCCGAACCACAGGGGATGAAAACTAGGACCATAAGTAAGCCAGACCCGCGGAATGTGACGCATTTTTCTAGCGCAAACCGTCTTTTGCAACACCTCACCAACTTGGTGCGGAAATCGGCAACATGGAAAACACGCCAGTGTCCTTTCAGACAGCTGCTGTTGGTCTCCCTCCTGAGCGGGTTCACTCTGAATCTCCTTTCACTATACTTTTACCAGAGAGGAAACCCTTTACTAAAGTACTGTAAACCGTTCAATCTGAAGCCAGATGACCATGTGCGATTCGCAGCCCTCGCTCCGTCAGAGGAGAACACAGGTTGCTGCAAGATCAGCAGCGGTGATAAGGAATCGATCGAAAAGGCTCTTTTAAAGACGATCACTGTCGCAAAAATGAATCAAGTCCTCATTGAAATAGATTACTTAGCGATGACCCGGGACTGCGCTTCTTTTGTTAAAAGCCGTAAATACCGCTTTCCCTTTGAGCGGGGAGGAACGGAACTTTCCCCTGGCCAAATCCgtggtgatccacctggaccccTCATAACTTTAGAAACGCTCATTTTGGATCCCCTCTGTCGTATCCTCTCTACGTTTCCCTGACTTCCTGCTAACCACTGTCACATTTTCTACAATCACCCAGACTTGTTTTTGTATTGACCCTCTCGTTGTCTTCCATGAAATTTCCTCCCTTTGCCTTATCCTGGCCTCCATGGAATTTATAATCCAGGCTCCGTAGATTTGACACTCATACCCTTTTTCCCCGTGGGAACACGTTCACTCAGAACGTCCTTCAATGACTCACACCTTTTGAATTATTTATCTTTATTTATCTGTCTGGACACACTGCAGCTTACAACCATGTTCGCACTTTAACTTTGTCCTGTTTCATACATATGGTAAAGAAATAACACCACTATGATCCATGAGATAATGTTTTCACACCGTTACTCCTTTCATCTGCCCAGCTTCTTTCCTTAAAATTGAATCCAGGATTGCACACATACTCTTGCCCCTGCTTCTGGAGTCCAATTCAGAGTCATTCTGTCACACTTGCTATACTGCAGCCTGGAATTTTCTACATATGTTTTCAGGAGAATTTCATGCCCTCCGTGTTTTTCACGCTAAATACTTTGCAGCTAATAATTCAAATTCCGGCAGTTTCCATCCTAACTTGTGTGCAGGTAAGACATATGCCATTTCTTAGTTTCTCCATATTCCTCTGACAGTTTTCGGGTCTACAGTGACAGCGTCAGTGCCCATTTTGTGcctcttttatttttgttccGTTTTGGCCTCATTTAGTTGTTCAGCCAACAAATCATTCCcatttttaaatcattaatacatatgatAAGCAGCAACGGCCCCAACACCGATACCTGCGGCacacactagtcacaggcctccagtcagagagaccacCCTCAGGCTTCTAccgctaagccaattttgaatcctttTTGCTACTTCATCTTAAAGGCCaaacgacttaaccttctggccCAGCgtcccatgcgggaccttgtcaatggccttgctaaagtccctgTATACGATGTCCACTGcatttccctcatcgacctttttGATAAGCTCCTCGAAAAATTTCCGTAATATAGGTTGGAGATTACCTAACACACACAAAACCACGGTGACTAATTGGGTCCTCTCTAT from Pristis pectinata isolate sPriPec2 chromosome X, sPriPec2.1.pri, whole genome shotgun sequence includes these protein-coding regions:
- the LOC127566918 gene encoding LOW QUALITY PROTEIN: beta-1,3-galactosyltransferase 5-like (The sequence of the model RefSeq protein was modified relative to this genomic sequence to represent the inferred CDS: deleted 1 base in 1 codon) translates to MSNILAYWGRRGEAPVSILGRGKYVVALASTWSRRDRWVQIQSSVNVAAQIVSLRWQCIRLTSICGNRFLKVGTVLLMIFCLISVFLLIRDMSRSIGQRPCPSRLNGIPFLMRLASRCENRAPFLVLLVTSSPDQFQTRSVIRRTWGSERLVGGARSVTYFLLGHGGQRQDWIMREGTLHQDIIQGDFKDTYHNLTLKVLLGLEWLCCSCPSASFVMKTDSDMFVNTDYLMKLLSRDPHRKNLLTGIIMKGFRPIRKKSSKWYVSKDEYPRDKYPPYCSGTGYVLSTDLACRVWEVSEKVAKIKIEDAYVGLCLEDLKVEPMKIHSQQVFYGYKVPFSICTYRQLITSHWVRDHEKLLFWRGLQDSADEKCPGEP